One Chlorobaculum limnaeum genomic window carries:
- a CDS encoding CTP synthase: protein MARPKNVKHIFVTGGVISSLGKGILSASLGFLLKSRGLRVAIQKYDPYINVDPGTMSPYQHGEVYVTDDGAETDLDLGHYERFLDEPTSQASNLTMGRVYKSVIDKERRGEYLGGTVQVVPHVIDEIKEKMGDLAKNGSLDVLITEIGGTIGDIESLPFLEAMRQLKLELGEHNLLNIHLTFVPYIRAASELKTKPTQHSVKMLLETGIQPDILVCRSEKPLSKEIKNKVGHFCNVHDQDVIGLNDCDTIYEVPLILLKEQLDQRVMKKLGLKKFREPNLEYWKNFCEKVKHPKDGEIVIGVCGKYTEYPDAYKSILESFVHAGASNDVKVTVRMLRAEDAENPKFNIASAFEGISGLLVAPGFGDRGIEGKVRFVQYAREQNIPFFGICLGMQCATIEFARNVCDLPDANSTEFNKRARFPVIDLMEHQKKVKEKGGTMRLGSYPCILKEGSKAHEVYGKFLINERHRHRYEFNNQFRKLLEEKGMVFSGTSPNGDLVEIVELKTHRWFVAVQFHPELKSRVQKVHPLFDGFVHAAKEFAQGKRQLSLEVEMPRLSPTEMDGAS, encoded by the coding sequence ATGGCTCGCCCGAAGAATGTAAAGCATATTTTCGTCACCGGTGGCGTAATCTCATCCCTTGGCAAGGGCATCCTCTCCGCCTCGCTTGGCTTTCTGCTCAAGTCTCGCGGACTGCGTGTGGCGATCCAGAAGTACGATCCCTATATCAACGTCGATCCCGGCACGATGTCCCCCTACCAGCACGGCGAGGTGTACGTGACCGACGACGGTGCGGAGACCGATCTCGATCTCGGCCACTACGAGCGCTTCCTCGACGAGCCGACCTCGCAAGCCTCCAACCTGACGATGGGGCGCGTCTACAAATCGGTGATCGACAAGGAGCGGCGCGGCGAGTATCTCGGCGGCACGGTGCAGGTCGTTCCTCACGTCATCGACGAGATCAAGGAGAAGATGGGCGACCTGGCCAAGAATGGCAGCCTCGACGTGCTCATCACCGAAATTGGCGGCACCATCGGCGATATCGAGTCGCTTCCTTTCCTCGAAGCGATGCGCCAGCTCAAGCTCGAACTCGGCGAGCACAACCTGCTCAACATCCACCTCACCTTCGTGCCGTACATCAGGGCGGCCAGCGAGCTGAAGACCAAGCCGACGCAGCACAGCGTCAAGATGCTGCTCGAAACCGGCATCCAGCCCGACATTCTGGTCTGCCGGAGCGAAAAGCCGCTGTCGAAGGAGATCAAGAACAAGGTCGGCCACTTCTGCAACGTGCACGATCAGGATGTCATCGGCCTGAACGACTGCGACACCATTTACGAAGTGCCGCTCATCCTGCTCAAGGAGCAGCTCGACCAGCGCGTCATGAAAAAGCTCGGCCTGAAGAAGTTCCGCGAACCCAATCTGGAGTACTGGAAGAACTTCTGCGAAAAGGTGAAGCACCCGAAGGACGGTGAGATCGTCATCGGCGTTTGCGGCAAGTACACCGAGTATCCGGACGCCTACAAATCGATTCTCGAATCGTTCGTTCACGCAGGCGCGAGCAACGACGTCAAGGTGACAGTCAGGATGCTCAGGGCCGAGGACGCCGAAAATCCGAAGTTCAATATTGCCAGCGCTTTCGAGGGGATCAGCGGCCTGCTTGTCGCGCCCGGTTTCGGAGATCGCGGCATCGAGGGCAAGGTGCGGTTCGTGCAGTACGCGCGTGAACAGAACATCCCGTTCTTCGGCATCTGTCTCGGCATGCAGTGCGCCACCATCGAATTCGCCCGCAACGTTTGCGACTTGCCCGACGCCAACTCGACCGAGTTCAACAAACGGGCGCGTTTTCCGGTCATTGACCTCATGGAGCACCAGAAAAAGGTCAAGGAGAAGGGTGGCACCATGCGCCTCGGCAGTTACCCCTGCATTCTCAAGGAGGGGTCGAAAGCTCACGAGGTCTACGGCAAATTCCTCATCAACGAGCGTCACCGCCACCGCTACGAATTCAACAACCAGTTCCGCAAGCTCCTCGAAGAGAAGGGGATGGTTTTCTCCGGCACCTCGCCAAACGGCGATCTGGTGGAGATTGTCGAGCTGAAGACTCACCGCTGGTTTGTTGCCGTCCAGTTCCATCCGGAGCTGAAGTCAAGGGTTCAGAAGGTGCATCCTCTTTTCGATGGTTTTGTTCACGCAGCCAAGGAGTTCGCCCAAGGCAAGCGCCAGCTATCGCTCGAAGTCGAAATGCCAAGACTCAGCCCCACGGAGATGGATGGCGCAAGCTGA
- the gyrA gene encoding DNA gyrase subunit A: MQREKILPISIEEEMRGSYLDYSMSVIVSRALPDVRDGLKPVHRRVLYGMHELGLQAGKPHKKSARIVGEVLGKYHPHGDTAVYDSLVRMVQDFSLRYPLIDGQGNFGSVDGDSPAAMRYTEVRMKAIAGEMLKDLDKETVDFSLNFDDSLEEPTVLPAAIPNLLVNGASGIAVGMATNIPPHNMREVVSGLIALIENPEIEIGDLMKHVTAPDFPTGGITYGYEGVRQAYLTGRGKVVIRARAVVEVTQKNGRESIIVTELPYQVNKVRLIEKIVELVHDKKVEGIADIRDESDREGMRLVIELKRDAVAKVVLNNLYKHTPMQDTFGVIMLALVDGVPRVLNLKEMMQYYIRHRNEIVLRRTQHDLTAAEKRAHILEGLKICLDNLDEVISTIRQSSDTATAQSRLIERFGLSEAQAKAILEMRLQRLTGMERQKIDDEYRETLALIEELKSILESPARQMEIIKNELLKVSEVYGDARRTELRPQEGDFSIEDMIAQEDVVITITHDGFIKRFPVSGYRRQHRGGRGVAGAQAKNEDFIEHMFIASTHNYILFFTTAGRCYWLKVYEIPEASRAARGRSLANIMELPPGEKIRTYINIRNFDDPHFIIMATANGIVKKTDLMQYSNPRRTGINAITIEEGDELIEARLTDGDHQIILAKSSGYAVRFPESEVRSMGRTAMGVKGITLDEDERCISMVTTKRNDTSLLAVTDNGYGKRSKVEDYRMTRRGARGVITIKAHEKIGNLVGLLDVNDEDDLIIITTNGIVIRQHVSDIRVLGRNTSGVRLIRLDAGDRISATARVPKSDDDSATEPLGDGDDAQLDLF, encoded by the coding sequence ATATTGCCGATCAGCATCGAGGAGGAGATGCGGGGTTCCTATCTCGATTATTCAATGTCGGTCATTGTCAGTCGAGCGCTTCCCGATGTCCGTGACGGCCTGAAGCCGGTGCACCGTCGCGTGCTGTACGGCATGCACGAGCTGGGCTTGCAGGCGGGCAAACCGCACAAGAAATCGGCCCGTATCGTCGGTGAAGTGCTCGGTAAGTACCATCCGCACGGCGACACGGCGGTGTACGACAGTCTCGTGCGCATGGTGCAGGACTTTTCGCTGCGCTATCCCTTGATCGACGGCCAGGGCAACTTCGGTTCGGTCGATGGCGACTCTCCGGCGGCCATGCGTTACACCGAGGTGCGCATGAAGGCGATCGCGGGCGAGATGCTCAAGGACCTCGACAAGGAGACGGTCGATTTCTCGCTCAACTTCGACGATTCGCTCGAAGAGCCGACGGTGCTTCCGGCGGCGATTCCGAACCTGCTCGTCAACGGCGCGTCGGGCATCGCGGTCGGTATGGCGACCAACATCCCGCCGCACAACATGCGTGAGGTGGTCAGCGGCCTGATTGCGCTCATCGAGAATCCCGAGATCGAGATCGGCGACCTGATGAAGCACGTCACCGCGCCCGACTTCCCCACCGGCGGCATCACCTACGGTTACGAAGGCGTCCGTCAGGCATATCTGACCGGTCGCGGCAAGGTGGTGATCCGGGCGCGAGCCGTGGTCGAAGTGACGCAGAAGAATGGCCGCGAGTCGATCATCGTCACCGAGCTTCCCTACCAGGTCAACAAGGTGCGGCTGATCGAGAAGATCGTCGAGCTGGTGCACGACAAGAAGGTCGAGGGAATCGCCGACATCCGCGACGAGTCCGACCGCGAGGGCATGCGCCTCGTCATCGAGCTGAAACGCGACGCCGTGGCCAAGGTGGTGCTGAACAATCTCTACAAGCACACTCCGATGCAGGACACTTTCGGGGTGATCATGCTGGCGCTGGTCGATGGCGTGCCGAGAGTGCTGAATCTCAAGGAGATGATGCAGTACTACATCCGGCACCGCAACGAGATCGTCCTGCGCCGAACGCAGCACGACCTTACGGCTGCCGAAAAGCGCGCGCACATTCTCGAAGGCCTCAAAATCTGCCTCGACAACCTCGACGAGGTGATCTCGACCATCCGGCAGTCCTCCGATACCGCCACCGCGCAAAGCCGTCTCATCGAGCGTTTCGGACTGTCCGAAGCGCAGGCAAAAGCGATTCTCGAAATGCGCTTGCAGCGTTTGACCGGCATGGAGCGCCAGAAGATCGACGACGAGTACCGCGAAACCCTCGCGCTCATCGAGGAGCTGAAATCGATTCTCGAAAGTCCCGCCAGGCAGATGGAGATCATCAAGAACGAGCTGCTGAAGGTCAGCGAAGTCTATGGCGACGCTCGTCGCACCGAACTTCGTCCGCAAGAGGGCGACTTCTCGATCGAGGACATGATCGCCCAGGAGGATGTGGTCATCACCATCACGCACGACGGCTTCATCAAACGCTTTCCTGTGTCGGGCTACCGCCGCCAGCATCGCGGCGGGCGCGGCGTGGCCGGAGCGCAGGCGAAGAACGAGGATTTCATCGAGCACATGTTCATCGCCTCGACGCACAACTACATTCTCTTCTTCACCACCGCCGGACGCTGCTACTGGCTCAAGGTGTACGAAATACCGGAAGCCAGCCGCGCCGCCCGCGGCCGCTCGCTGGCCAACATCATGGAGCTGCCGCCCGGCGAGAAGATCCGAACCTATATCAATATCAGGAACTTCGATGATCCGCACTTCATCATCATGGCCACGGCCAATGGCATCGTCAAGAAGACGGATCTCATGCAGTACTCCAATCCGCGGCGGACGGGTATCAACGCCATCACCATCGAGGAGGGCGACGAGCTGATCGAGGCGCGGCTGACCGACGGCGACCACCAGATCATTCTGGCCAAAAGTTCCGGTTACGCTGTCCGCTTCCCGGAGTCGGAGGTGCGTTCGATGGGGCGTACAGCGATGGGCGTCAAGGGCATCACGCTCGACGAGGACGAACGCTGCATCTCGATGGTCACCACCAAGCGCAACGACACCTCCCTGCTGGCCGTGACGGATAACGGCTACGGCAAGCGCAGCAAGGTCGAGGATTACCGCATGACGCGGCGCGGCGCGAGGGGCGTCATCACCATCAAGGCGCACGAGAAGATCGGCAATCTGGTCGGCCTGCTCGACGTGAACGACGAGGACGACCTGATCATCATCACGACCAACGGCATTGTCATCCGCCAGCATGTCTCCGACATCCGCGTGCTGGGCCGGAACACCTCCGGGGTCAGGCTCATCAGGCTCGACGCGGGCGACAGGATTTCGGCGACGGCGCGAGTGCCCAAGAGCGACGACGACTCGGCGACCGAGCCGCTCGGCGATGGCGACGATGCGCAGCTCGATCTGTTCTGA
- the eno gene encoding phosphopyruvate hydratase, whose translation MSVITRIHARQIMDSRGNPTVEVDVHTESSFGRAAVPSGASTGVHEAVELRDKDKSVFLGKGVLKAVENVNTVINDALQGMDVTEQEAIDARLIELDGTPNKSNLGANAILGVSLACAKAGAEYSALPLYRYIGGTTAKTLPVPMMNVLNGGAHADNTVDFQEFMIMPIGFERYSDALRCGAEVFHSLKSLLHDRGLSTAVGDEGGFAPNVESNEQAIELVIEAIGLAGYKAGAPTDKGGLGEGHVMIALDPASSEFYDAEKKKYVFKKSSGRELSSEEMSDYWTDWASRYPIISIEDGMAEDDWEGWKMLTDKIGGRVQLVGDDLFVTNSKRLGEGIEKGVGNSILIKVNQIGTLTETLQAIELAKRNGYTSVISHRSGETEDTTIAQIAVATNAGQIKTGSMSRSDRMAKYNELLRIEEMLGDTAVYPGIEAFRV comes from the coding sequence ATGTCAGTCATCACCAGGATTCATGCCCGTCAGATAATGGACTCGCGAGGAAACCCCACGGTCGAGGTGGATGTTCATACTGAAAGTTCTTTTGGCCGCGCTGCGGTGCCAAGTGGCGCTTCGACGGGTGTTCACGAAGCGGTCGAGCTGAGGGACAAGGACAAGAGCGTTTTTCTCGGCAAGGGGGTGCTCAAGGCTGTCGAGAACGTCAACACCGTGATCAACGATGCTTTGCAGGGCATGGACGTGACTGAGCAGGAGGCTATCGACGCCAGGCTCATCGAGCTTGACGGCACGCCGAACAAATCGAATCTCGGTGCCAACGCGATTCTCGGCGTTTCGCTCGCCTGCGCCAAAGCCGGAGCGGAATATTCCGCCCTTCCGCTTTACCGCTACATCGGCGGCACGACGGCCAAGACGCTGCCGGTACCGATGATGAACGTGCTCAACGGCGGTGCTCATGCCGACAACACGGTCGATTTCCAGGAGTTCATGATCATGCCGATCGGCTTCGAGCGCTACTCCGACGCGCTCCGCTGTGGCGCGGAGGTGTTCCACTCGCTCAAGTCGCTCCTGCACGATCGCGGCCTGAGCACGGCGGTGGGCGATGAAGGCGGATTCGCGCCGAACGTCGAGTCTAACGAGCAGGCCATCGAACTCGTCATCGAGGCTATCGGCCTGGCTGGCTACAAGGCGGGTGCTCCGACCGACAAGGGCGGTCTCGGCGAAGGTCACGTGATGATCGCGCTCGATCCGGCAAGCTCGGAGTTCTACGATGCCGAAAAGAAAAAATATGTTTTCAAGAAATCTTCCGGACGCGAACTCTCGTCCGAAGAGATGTCCGATTACTGGACGGACTGGGCGAGCCGCTATCCGATCATCTCGATCGAGGACGGCATGGCCGAGGATGACTGGGAAGGCTGGAAGATGCTGACCGACAAGATCGGCGGCAGGGTGCAGCTCGTAGGTGACGACCTGTTCGTGACCAACAGCAAGCGCCTAGGCGAAGGCATCGAGAAGGGGGTGGGCAACTCGATTCTCATCAAGGTCAACCAGATCGGCACGCTGACCGAAACGCTTCAGGCCATCGAGCTGGCCAAGCGCAACGGCTACACCTCGGTCATCAGCCACCGCAGCGGCGAGACCGAAGACACCACCATCGCCCAGATCGCCGTGGCGACCAACGCCGGGCAGATCAAGACCGGCAGCATGTCGCGCTCCGACCGCATGGCCAAGTACAACGAGCTGCTCCGAATCGAGGAGATGCTCGGCGACACGGCGGTCTATCCTGGCATCGAGGCGTTCCGGGTCTGA
- a CDS encoding SDR family NAD(P)-dependent oxidoreductase, translating to MNFYTLITGASTGIGKYLAEDFARMGDNLVLVARSKDKLEALAGELRRTCGVEVHVCAQDLSAVDAAAKVFEFCEQKGLVIDKLVNCAGFSVAGDFERMDEEMFVQMATVNMVAVVALIRLFLPAMRVRRRGTVVNIASLAGFQGVPGMAAYSATKAFVVNLTEALSIELQGSGVRIFAVCPGFIDNDLFYSRAGHDRSRIIVPVSSPEVVVKAVRKGLAGKALLILPTFFDRLMVFSQRFVPRKIAAGLAGVFAGAREK from the coding sequence ATGAATTTCTATACGCTGATTACAGGAGCCTCCACCGGTATTGGCAAATATCTTGCCGAAGATTTCGCCAGAATGGGCGACAATCTGGTGCTCGTGGCCCGTTCGAAAGACAAGCTCGAAGCGCTGGCCGGAGAGCTGCGTCGCACCTGCGGCGTCGAGGTTCACGTCTGCGCTCAGGATCTTTCGGCGGTCGATGCCGCCGCGAAGGTTTTCGAATTCTGCGAACAGAAAGGACTCGTCATCGACAAGCTGGTCAACTGTGCCGGATTTTCCGTGGCTGGCGACTTCGAGCGGATGGATGAGGAGATGTTCGTTCAGATGGCCACGGTCAACATGGTCGCGGTGGTGGCGCTGATCCGCCTGTTCCTGCCTGCCATGCGCGTCCGCCGCCGGGGCACGGTGGTCAATATTGCCTCGCTCGCCGGTTTCCAGGGTGTGCCGGGCATGGCTGCCTACTCCGCCACCAAAGCGTTCGTGGTCAATCTGACAGAAGCGCTCTCCATCGAACTTCAGGGCAGCGGCGTTCGAATCTTCGCCGTCTGTCCGGGATTTATCGACAACGACCTTTTTTACAGCAGGGCAGGCCATGACCGGAGCCGGATCATCGTGCCGGTTTCAAGCCCCGAGGTTGTCGTTAAAGCTGTCCGAAAAGGTCTCGCCGGAAAAGCGCTGCTGATCCTGCCGACCTTTTTCGACCGCCTCATGGTTTTTTCCCAGCGCTTCGTGCCAAGGAAAATTGCGGCAGGGCTGGCCGGCGTCTTTGCCGGAGCAAGGGAGAAGTAA
- the fusA gene encoding elongation factor G encodes MQAVPTDQLRNIVVTGHSGTGKTMLCESLALCMGVINRLGSIEDGTTLSDYASDETERKHSLNTSLIHGVWNEKKINIIDTPGLLDFHGDVKSAMRVADTVLITVNTATGVEVGTDTVWEYTKEYYKPTMFVLTKLDADRADYDATIEALRDHFGNLVTPIQFPVEEGLGHHILIDVLMMKQIEFSPDKPGSMVVSEIHDLYRKRAEELHQQLVEAVAETDEELMNRFFEEGTLTEDELRAGIKSALVTRTFFPVFCTSPLHLIGSERLLSAIVNICPSPIERGPEHAFCSVMNDEKLLPPDPDGSTIAFIFKTMSEPRVGEISYVRVYSGHIESGHELIDVQTGQLEKLGQVYTMLGQKKIPVEKLLAGDIGMVVKLKNSHTNDTLADKGVDCRISPIIFPEPVLSSAIVPVTQGDEEKISAGLHHLHEEDPSFAIEHDVEFNQTILKTLGETHLDIIISRLRNKFNVQVEVAPIRIPYRETIRVSATAQGKFKKQSGGRGQYGDVWVRIEPLERDSGFEFASEVVGGVVPTRYIPAVEKGLRESIAEGSLTGYPVVDLKAVVYDGSYHPVDSSEYAFKIAAHMAFKAAVEKAKPLILEPIYSLTVQTPDQFTGEIVGDISSKRGRILGMDTETRFQVIKALIPQASLSTFHHALTRLTQSRARYNYTFSHYEEAPVEIANQLIAEKAAKQ; translated from the coding sequence ATGCAAGCTGTTCCAACGGATCAATTGAGGAACATTGTCGTTACCGGCCATTCCGGCACCGGAAAAACCATGCTGTGCGAATCGTTAGCCCTCTGCATGGGGGTTATCAACCGGCTCGGCAGCATCGAGGATGGCACGACTCTGTCAGATTACGCTTCCGACGAGACAGAGAGAAAGCACAGCCTGAACACCAGCCTCATCCACGGCGTATGGAATGAGAAGAAAATCAATATCATCGATACTCCCGGCCTGCTCGATTTCCATGGCGATGTCAAATCTGCCATGCGCGTCGCCGATACGGTGCTGATCACGGTCAACACGGCCACGGGCGTTGAGGTTGGTACCGACACGGTGTGGGAGTACACGAAGGAGTACTACAAGCCGACCATGTTCGTGCTCACCAAGCTCGATGCCGACCGCGCGGATTACGACGCTACCATCGAAGCGCTGCGCGACCACTTCGGCAACCTGGTCACGCCGATACAGTTCCCGGTAGAGGAGGGGCTCGGCCACCATATCCTGATCGACGTGCTGATGATGAAGCAGATCGAGTTCAGCCCCGACAAACCCGGCAGCATGGTAGTGTCGGAGATTCACGACCTGTACCGGAAAAGGGCGGAAGAGCTGCACCAGCAACTGGTCGAGGCGGTCGCAGAAACCGACGAGGAGCTGATGAACCGCTTCTTCGAAGAGGGCACGCTCACCGAAGACGAACTCCGGGCCGGCATCAAATCGGCCCTCGTCACCCGAACCTTCTTCCCTGTTTTCTGCACCTCCCCGCTCCATCTCATCGGCTCCGAACGGCTTCTCAGCGCCATCGTCAATATCTGCCCTTCGCCCATCGAGCGCGGTCCGGAACATGCGTTCTGCTCAGTCATGAACGACGAAAAGCTGCTGCCGCCCGATCCCGACGGCTCGACCATCGCCTTTATTTTCAAAACGATGTCGGAGCCGAGAGTGGGTGAAATCTCCTACGTTCGCGTCTACTCTGGCCACATCGAGAGCGGCCACGAACTGATCGACGTCCAAACCGGACAGCTCGAAAAGCTCGGACAGGTCTACACGATGCTCGGTCAGAAAAAGATTCCGGTGGAAAAGCTGCTGGCGGGCGACATCGGCATGGTGGTCAAGCTCAAGAACTCCCACACCAACGACACCCTGGCCGACAAGGGAGTGGATTGCCGCATCAGCCCGATCATCTTCCCCGAACCGGTGCTCTCCTCTGCCATCGTGCCGGTTACGCAGGGCGACGAAGAGAAGATCTCCGCCGGACTGCACCATCTCCACGAAGAGGATCCGAGCTTCGCCATCGAACATGACGTCGAGTTCAACCAGACCATCCTGAAAACCCTGGGCGAAACGCACCTCGACATCATCATCAGCCGCCTCCGAAATAAGTTCAACGTGCAGGTCGAGGTAGCCCCAATCCGGATTCCCTATCGCGAAACCATCAGGGTGAGCGCGACGGCGCAGGGCAAGTTCAAGAAGCAGTCGGGAGGACGCGGCCAATACGGCGACGTCTGGGTGCGCATCGAACCGCTGGAGCGCGACTCGGGCTTCGAGTTCGCCAGCGAGGTGGTCGGAGGAGTAGTTCCGACCCGCTACATTCCTGCGGTCGAGAAAGGATTACGTGAATCGATCGCCGAGGGAAGCCTCACGGGATACCCCGTGGTCGACCTGAAGGCCGTGGTATACGACGGCTCGTACCACCCGGTCGACAGCTCGGAGTACGCTTTCAAGATTGCCGCTCACATGGCCTTCAAAGCGGCGGTTGAAAAGGCCAAGCCACTGATTCTGGAGCCGATCTACTCGCTGACCGTGCAGACGCCAGACCAGTTCACGGGAGAAATCGTGGGCGACATCTCAAGCAAGCGAGGCAGAATTCTCGGTATGGACACCGAAACAAGGTTCCAGGTGATCAAGGCGCTCATCCCGCAAGCCTCGCTCTCGACGTTCCATCACGCATTGACGAGGCTGACCCAGAGCCGTGCACGCTACAACTACACCTTCAGCCACTACGAAGAGGCCCCGGTAGAAATAGCGAACCAGCTCATCGCGGAGAAAGCCGCGAAGCAGTGA
- a CDS encoding septum formation initiator family protein, which produces MTSYLTDIWDAIRLNPKKFVIRVILVLAAIGFVFGDFGLVTRVSMELENRKLEKLQAEEQQKIVELRGTIKNAYQPDSVEKVARERFNFHKKGETVFIIREP; this is translated from the coding sequence ATGACGAGCTACCTGACGGATATATGGGATGCCATCCGCCTGAATCCGAAAAAGTTTGTGATTCGTGTCATTCTCGTGCTTGCGGCCATCGGGTTTGTCTTCGGTGACTTCGGCCTGGTGACCCGCGTCAGCATGGAGCTGGAGAACCGAAAGCTCGAAAAGCTCCAGGCCGAAGAGCAGCAGAAGATCGTCGAACTACGTGGTACGATCAAAAACGCCTACCAGCCCGACAGCGTCGAAAAGGTAGCCCGCGAGCGCTTCAACTTCCACAAAAAAGGCGAAACGGTGTTCATCATTCGGGAGCCTTGA
- the ispG gene encoding (E)-4-hydroxy-3-methylbut-2-enyl-diphosphate synthase — protein sequence MSEERLFSGNSIEYPVPVYSYRRRVTREVPFGVISLGGYLPIRVESMTTAHTMDTVASVEQCRRLYEAGCEIIRLTVPTERDAENLKNIREQLRRDGIDTPLVADIHFSAKAAMKAVEFVENIRVNPGNYATGAKFSSEDYTEAEYRAELDKVREEFTPLVRKAKSLGVSMRIGTNHGSLSDRIVSRYGNSPEGMVEAALEFSRICEDEGYYDQLFSMKSSNVRVMIQAYRLLVARADAELRYAYPLHLGVTEAGDGDEGRIKSAMGIGALLEDGLGDTIRVSLTEDPVNEVPVGFAIVKKYNDMLLVRGDRAHLPVKHVVEHELKNQGHDQLPFEPFGYSRRLSIRIDGAGIPLGGDALPGVETAAHAPITDTAALRDEIIARLDPDKPVDAIRSELVSVGVGSSEDIPLLEELLDSLGELREKIVVSTADTSIISALLPLCGRVRLDIVEGETLGTGFIESLHDRNAAIEFSFIHEKSSENVPAEVLVRLASKLKERGLQRVMLSIVSDAPLYPARKLALELKKAGIDYPLVIRYRRREGERSGVLIQSAIQAGTLFCDGIGDLVALETNMPASEEVSLAFNILQAARIRMSKTEFISCPGCGRTYFELEKTTALIKARVSHLKGLKIGIMGCVVNGPGEMADADFGYVGSGKGRVSLYVGKECVEENLLESAALDRLIELIRQNGKWVDPV from the coding sequence ATGAGCGAGGAGCGTCTTTTTTCGGGCAATAGCATCGAATATCCAGTCCCGGTCTACAGTTATCGTCGGCGTGTCACCAGGGAGGTGCCTTTCGGGGTGATTTCGCTGGGTGGATACCTGCCGATCCGGGTGGAGTCCATGACCACTGCTCACACGATGGATACAGTGGCTTCGGTGGAGCAGTGCCGACGCTTGTACGAGGCGGGGTGTGAAATCATCCGCCTGACGGTGCCGACCGAGCGGGATGCGGAGAATCTCAAAAACATCCGCGAGCAGCTTCGCCGAGACGGCATCGACACGCCGCTGGTGGCCGACATCCATTTTTCGGCGAAGGCAGCCATGAAGGCCGTGGAGTTCGTCGAGAACATTCGCGTCAATCCGGGCAACTACGCTACCGGCGCGAAGTTCTCCAGTGAGGATTACACCGAGGCGGAGTATCGTGCGGAGCTCGACAAGGTCCGCGAGGAGTTTACGCCGCTGGTGCGGAAAGCCAAGTCGCTCGGCGTCTCGATGCGCATCGGCACCAACCACGGCTCGCTCTCCGACCGCATCGTGAGCCGTTACGGCAACTCGCCGGAAGGCATGGTCGAAGCGGCGCTCGAATTCTCCCGAATCTGCGAGGACGAAGGCTACTACGACCAGCTCTTTTCGATGAAGTCCTCCAACGTCCGGGTGATGATCCAGGCCTACCGGCTGCTCGTCGCTCGCGCCGACGCGGAGCTGCGTTACGCCTATCCGCTGCATCTTGGCGTGACCGAGGCGGGTGACGGGGACGAAGGGCGCATCAAGTCGGCGATGGGCATCGGCGCCTTGCTCGAAGATGGCCTCGGCGACACGATTCGCGTGTCACTGACCGAAGATCCGGTCAACGAGGTGCCGGTCGGCTTCGCTATCGTCAAGAAATACAACGATATGCTGCTTGTCCGTGGCGACCGGGCGCACCTGCCGGTCAAGCATGTGGTCGAGCACGAGCTGAAGAATCAGGGGCACGATCAGTTGCCGTTCGAGCCGTTCGGTTATTCGCGACGCCTATCCATCAGAATCGATGGCGCGGGCATTCCGCTTGGCGGCGATGCCCTGCCGGGAGTCGAAACCGCCGCACATGCGCCGATTACCGATACCGCCGCGCTTCGCGACGAGATTATCGCGCGGCTCGATCCCGACAAACCGGTCGATGCGATCCGCTCGGAGCTGGTGAGCGTTGGCGTCGGCAGCTCCGAGGATATTCCGCTGCTCGAAGAACTGCTCGATTCGCTCGGCGAACTGCGCGAAAAGATCGTCGTCTCGACCGCCGACACCTCGATCATTTCCGCCTTGCTGCCGCTTTGCGGAAGGGTGAGGCTCGATATCGTCGAAGGCGAAACGCTCGGCACCGGCTTCATCGAATCGCTGCATGACCGGAACGCCGCCATCGAGTTCTCCTTCATCCATGAAAAATCTTCGGAGAATGTGCCCGCCGAAGTGCTGGTGCGTCTCGCCTCGAAGCTGAAGGAGAGAGGCTTGCAGCGGGTCATGCTCTCCATCGTCTCCGACGCACCGCTCTACCCGGCACGAAAGCTTGCCCTCGAACTCAAAAAAGCCGGAATCGACTATCCACTCGTCATCCGCTACCGCCGACGTGAAGGGGAGCGCTCCGGCGTGCTGATCCAGAGCGCGATCCAGGCGGGCACGCTCTTCTGCGACGGTATTGGCGATCTGGTGGCGCTTGAAACGAACATGCCAGCCAGCGAAGAGGTCAGCCTGGCGTTCAACATCCTTCAGGCGGCGCGGATCAGGATGTCCAAAACCGAGTTCATCTCCTGCCCCGGCTGTGGTCGCACCTACTTCGAACTCGAAAAGACCACGGCGCTCATCAAGGCGCGCGTGTCGCACCTCAAGGGGCTGAAGATCGGCATCATGGGGTGCGTCGTCAACGGCCCCGGCGAAATGGCCGACGCCGATTTCGGCTACGTTGGTTCGGGCAAGGGGCGCGTCAGCCTCTACGTCGGCAAGGAGTGCGTCGAGGAGAACCTGCTGGAGAGCGCCGCGCTGGATCGCCTGATCGAGCTGATCCGCCAGAACGGCAAATGGGTCGATCCGGTATGA